The DNA segment GGGCGGTGTCATGGCGGGCTCGACACTGATGGCGATCCCCGTCATCATCTTCTTCCTCATCGTGCAGGGACGGATGACGAGCGGCCTCGTCAGCGGAGCCGTCAAGGGATGAGCGACGAGACATCGGCCGCCGCGGACACCGGTCTGCGGCGGGACATCCTGACGACCTTGCTTCCGGCCTTCGACGGCCCGGTCGCGCCCGAGTGGGTCCTGCGCCTCTTGGGCCAAGGGCTCGGCGGCGTGTGCCTCTTCGGCTCGAACGTCGTCGATGCGGCCCAGCTCCGCGCGCTCACGGCTTCGCTTCGCGAGGCGGGCCCCGAGTCGGTCGTCGCGATCGACGAGGAGGGCGGCGACGTCACGCGGCTCTACTACGACCGTGGCGCACCGTATCCCGGCAACGCGGTGCTCGGTCGGATCGACGACGTCGACGTCACCGAGCGAGTCGCGCGCACGGTCGGCGAGGCGCTGGCGGATGCGGGTGTGACGCTCACATTCGCGCCCGACGCCGACGCCAACAGCAACGCCGACAACCCCGTGATCGGCGTCCGCAGCTTCGGCGCCGACCCCGAACTCGTCGCGCGCCACACGGCGGCGTGGGTGCGCGGCGTGCAGTCGACGGGCGTCGGCGCGAGTGCCAAGCACTTCCCCGGACACGGCGACACCAACACCGACTCGCACCTCGCGCTCCCGGTCGTCGACGTTCCGCTCGCCACGCTCCGTTCGCGCGAGCTCGTGCCGTTCCGTGCCGCGGTCGCGGCCGGCACGCGCACGATCATGACGAGCCACATCCTGCTCCCGCACCTCGATCGGGAGCTCCCGGCCACCCTCTCCCCGCATATTCTGCACGGCCTGCTCCGCGGGGAGTTGGGGTTCGAGGGCGTCATCGTGACCGACGCCCTCGACATGCAGGGGGCGAGCGGCGGGCGCGGCATCCCCGAGGCTGCCGTGCTCGCCCTCGCCGCCGGCTGCGACCTGCTGTGCATCGGCGCAGACGTCGCCGAATCGACCGTCGAGGCGATCGTGCTCGCGGTCGAGGCAGCAGTCGCCTCGGGCCGCCTCGACGAGGCGCGCGTCGCAGAGGCTGCCGCACACGTGCGCGCGCTCGCCGCCACGGCTCCGGCGCTGCGCGCCGAGGTCCAGGGCGACGCTTCCCCCGACGGCTTCGAAGCCGCACCGGTGCTTTCCAGCGCCGACATCGCACGCGCCTTCGAGGTGCGCGACGGGACGCTCGCCGCCTTGGAGGGCGCCGCGTCCGTCGGCACCGTCATCCGCATCGACACCGTCGCGAACATCGCGATCGGCGTCGCGCCCTGGGGGCCGTTCGCGGCCGAGACCGTCTCGGCCACGCCGAGCTGGCTGTCCCGGGCCACCATCGTCGGGCTCGCTGAAGACGGATCGCTCGGCGATCCGGCCGCCCTCGCGGGTCCGGTACTCGTGATCGGCAAAGATCTGCACCGCCATCCGTTCGCCGTCTCGGCGATCGACGCGCTCCGCGCGGCCCGCAGCGATGTCGCGACGATCGACCTCGGCTGGCCGAGCGACGATCGCGCGTACGCCGACATCGCGACGTTCGGCGCCTCACGCCTCGTCGGCGAGTCCGTCATCGACCTCGTGGCCGACGCGCTTGCCGCCGACCAGGTGGTCGTGGCGTGAAGCTCGGGATCGACATCGGAGGAACGAAGACGGCGGCGGTCGCGATCGGCGCCGACGGCGAACTGAGCGATCAGGTCAAGATGCCCACGGGCTTCGGCGCCGACGAGGTGCTCGCGACGGCGTTCCGGACGGTCGAGCGGATGAGCGAGATCGCCGGAGTCGAAGCGAGCGAGTTCGTCTCGATCGGGATCGGGATCCCCGGGGCGGTCGACGCGTCGACCGGTCGGGTCGCGCACGCGGTGAACCTCGGACTCAAGGGGCTCGATCTCGGTCCTCGGCTCGAGGACCGGCTCGGCGTCTCGGTGCGGGTGGAGAACGACGTGAAGGCCGCCGCGCTCGGCGCGCACCACCTGCTCGGCGTCGCCGACGGCGTGCGCGCGGACAGCATGGCCTACGTGAACTTCGGCACCGGTCTCGCCGCGGGCATCGTGCAGCACGGCGAGCTCCTGCGCGGTGCCTACGGCGTCGCGGGCGAGATCGGGCACATCCCGGTCGACCCTGCCGGAATCGTGTGCGGGTGCGGGCAACGCGGATGTCTCGAGACGTTCGCGTCGGGACTCGCCATCGCTCGCACTTGGCCGACGGAGCATCCGCTGCCCGCCCGCGACCTGTTCGATCGAGCGGCCGCAGGCGAACCCCATGCGGTCGAGGTGCGCGAGCGCTTCCTGACGGGCGTCGCGACGGCGGTGCGGTTGCTCGTCCTCACGGTCGACGTGGACATCGTCGTAATCGGCGGCGGGCTCTCCGCGCTCGGTGACGAGCTTCTGGAAGGCACGCGCCGTATCCTCGAGAGTTGGGCCGCAGAGTCGGCCTTCCTCGCATCCATCGATCTGGCGCAGCGCGTCAAGGTCATCCCCGTCGGTTTCCCGGCGGCCGCCGTCGGCGCCGCCCTGGTAGGAGAGCTCTAATGGCCGAAGTCGTCATCGTCCGCGACCAGGAAGAGGCGGGGGCGCTCGTCGCCGGCGCCATCGTCGATCTGATCACGCGCAAGCCCGACGCCGTGCTCGGTCTCGCGACCGGCTCGACGCCGCTCGCGACGTATCGGGCGCTTGCGAATCGCATCGCGGCCGACGGCGTCGACGTGCGGGGCGTGCGAGGGTTCGCGCTCGACGAGTACGTCGGCCTCCCGGCGGGCCACCCCGAGAGCTACCGCGCGGTCATCACGCGCGAGGTCGTCGAGCCGCTGGGGCTCACGCCCGAGCTCATCCGGGTGCCGAACGGCGATCCCGACGGCATCGAGCACGCGGGCGCCGACTACGAGGCGGCGATCACGGCTGCGGGCGGCGTCGACATCCAGATCCTCGGAATCGGCCGCACGGGCCACATCGGCTTCAACGAGCCGGGCTCGTCGCTCGCGTCGCTCACGCGCGTGAAGACCCTCACCGAGCCGACGCGCATCGACAACGCGCGATTCTTCGACTCGATCGACCAGGTTCCCATGCACTGCATGACGCAGGGCATCGGCACGATCCTGCGGGCCCGTCACCTGACGCTCCTCGCGTTCGGCGAGGCGAAGGCCGACGCCATCGCGGCCGCGGTCGAGGGCCCGGTGTCGGCGAACCAGCCGGGCTCGGCGATCCAGCTGCACCCGCACACGACGGTCCTCGTCGACGAGGCGGCGGCGTCGAAGCTGCAGAACATCGACTACTACCGGTACGCGTGGGCGAACAAGCCCGTGTGGCAGGGTATCTGAGCCCGACCGGTTGATCCCGGCGGCTCGGCGCGGGCCGCCTCCATCGAGCGGGTGTCCCACGGGACATCCGCTCGATGCGTTTCGTGCGAGCCTGCGAGCGCGCCGACACGCCCGCGTTCGGTGCGCGAACGAGAATCAGTGCACGAACGCGAGGGGGAGCGCGTCGAGGTAGGCCTGTTCGTCGAAGTCGTCGAGGACGGTGCGCTGGATGAGGAACCCGGGGCGGCGCCGAGCACGACGGGTGCGATGCGCGCCGCCCACGTGCGCACGTCGCCGTCGATGCGGTCGGGGTGGAGCGTGCCCCATTCGGCGAGATGGGCTTCGACGGTGTCGCGGAGACGGCTGAAGACGGCTCGGACGAGGCCGCGGATCTCGTCGTCGGTGGCGGCCTCGGCCCAGAGTTGCACGATGACGCCGCTGAAGGGTTCGCGGCGGATGCCGTCGACGAGGGTCGCGACGATACGGCCGGGGTCGAGGGGGCCGGCGTCGCCGCGGCGGGCGTCGAGTTCGATGGCGCGGGCGTCGAGCACACGGGTCGCGGCGGCCGCGAACAGTTCTTTCTTGCCGCCGGGGAAGTGGCCGTAGATGGCACCGGCGGACAGCCCGGAGCTCTGGATGAGGTCGGCGATCGAGGTGCGCGCGTAGCCGCCGCGTTCGGCGAAGCAGCGAACGGCGGCGTCGACGATCTCGGCGCGGCGGGCGGCGCGGTGGGCGTCGCTGACCTTCGGCATCGGGGCTCCTTCCGCGCGCGAGGGGCGCGCATTGACAAGCTTACGTCCGAGGTTCATTATAAAGAACGAGTATTCGTTTTTTATTTTCGGAGGTACGGATGTCTCGCCAGCAAGGCGCATCGCCCCGCACGCCGATCGGCCGCGTCGTCGCAGTCGGCCTCGCGCTCGCCGCCGTCGTCTCGATCATCGTGCTCGCGTTCGCGTGGCCCGCGGTCACGAGCGACCCCCACGACCTGCCCATCGGCATCACGGGCCCCGACCAGGCCGTCGCCGCCGCAGAAGCCGTGGTCGACGAGGCCCAGCCGGGCGCGATCGCCTTCACGGCGCTCGACGACCGCGCAGCAGCCGTCGAGGCCATCGAGAGCCGTGAGGTCTACGGTGCGATCGTCCTCGGCGAGCAGCCCGAGGTGCTGACCTCGTCGGCGGCGAGTCTCGTCGTGCACCAACTCCTCACGGGCGTCGCCGCGCAGCTCGAGGCGGGCGTCAACGCGCAGGCGGCGGCGGCCGCGGCAGCGGCGGGCGCACCCGCGGCTCCGCCGCACATCGCGGTCGAGGTCACCGACGTCGTGCCGCTCGCCGACACCGACCCGCGCGGCCAGGCGCTCACCGCGGCGATGTTCCCGCTCGTGCTCGGCGGCATGGTCGGCGGCATCGCGATCTCGTTCGCGATCATCGGCGCCATGCGCCGCGTCGGCGCGGTCGTCGTCTACTCCGTCGTCGGCGGACTCGCGCTCGCGGGCGTGCTCGGCCCGTGGCTCGGCGCGCTCCCGGGCGACTACTGGACGAACGCGGGTGTCATCGCCCTCGCCCTCTCAGCGATCGCCGCGCCCATCACGGGCTTCGTCGCCCTCATCGGTCGGGCGGGCATCGCCGTCGGCGCGATCACGATGATGCTCGTCGCGAACCCGATCTCGGCGGCGGCGTTCCCGCGCGAGTTCCTGCCGGGCGGCTGGGGTGCGATCGGCCAGTGGTTCCCGCCGGGTGCTGCGAGCACGCTCCTCCGCGACGTGAACTACTTCCCGCAGGCCGACGCACTGTTCCCGTGGCTCGTCCTCGCGGTGTGGACGGCGGCAGGCATCCTGCTCTCGGGCGTCGGCCACTTCCGCACCGCCGGCGGCGCCGAGCCCGACGCGGTCGCCGCGCACGAGGACGACCCCGAGCCCGAGCTCGCGGCGGCACGCGCCTGACGCGGTTGTCGGACATCGGTCGGTTTGTCGGACGTGAGCGCGTGCTCACGTCCGACAAACACGCGAATGTCCGACAAACCGGGGAGGCCGGGGAGGGAAGGCAGGGAGGGAAGGAGGGGGTGCGTTTGCGAGAAGAGGGCGGGCGCGAGACATCCGGATGCCTCGACCGCGCGCCGCGCGTCAGTCCGCGAGCTCCTTGCGGCCGTTCAAGATGCCGCTCACCGCGGCGACGACGGCCGTGATGACCGCGACGATCGGCTGACCCATCGTCCACCAGGCGATCGCGGTCGCCGTGAACACGGCGATCTCGACGAGGGCCTTGCCGAACGCGTCGACCGTGAACACGGCCCTGGGCGACACGAACAGCGCCCACAGGACGATCGCGACAAGCGGCGCGCCGATGCCGATCGCGATGCCCGGCCACGGCAGCGGGAACGCGACGAAGCCCCACACGGCGAGCGTCACGAACGCGAAGAGCTCGAGGAGGAACCGGAGGACGTCGTTCACGCCGATCTTCGGCAGGGATTCGGGAGTGCGGTCGTTCACGGGGTTCAAGCCTAACCGCCTATGCGCGTGCCAACCTGCGCGCCGTCTTCGCGAGCATCGCCTCGACGACGAACGGGTGCCCGATCCGGATGAACGCGAAGTAGAGGCGCCCGCGCCGCCCGTGGAGCTTCACGACCGTCGTGACCCGGACGAGACCCGGATCGCGGCCGACGCCGATGCCGCAGCGGAAGTACAGGTGGCGGTCGTCGTAGGCGACGAGCGCCTCCTCACCGCGCACCTCGCGCACGTCGAACACGCCCCGCTGCGACGGGTCGACCCCGATGAGCGGCACGAGCGCCGCGCGGACGCCCATCGCGGCGCGCACCCACCCCGGCATCGACCGGAGGGTGAAGAGCTCGCGCGCCCACATCTCGGGGTCGACCGCGATCCGCTCGGGCACCGCGACGGCCCGGACGTCGACGTAGTCGGGCCGCGGAATCCCCTCGAGCGCGAGGCTCCGGAAGGCGGGTTCCGCGGTCATGGCATCACCGGAAGATGATCGTCCGGGCCCCGTCGAGGAGCACACGCCGCTCGGCGAACCATTTCACGGCCTGGGTGAGCGTTCGGCTCTCCTCGTCTTGGCCGATCGCGACGAGCTCGGCGACCGAGCGCGAGTGGTCGACGCGCACGACGTTCTGCTCGATGATCGGGCCCTCGTCGAGATCGCTCGTCACGAAGTGCGCCGTCGCGCCGATGAGCTTGACGCCGCGCGCGTGCGCCTGACGGTAGGGGTTCGCGCCCTTGAACCCGGGCAGGAACGAGTGGTGGATGTTGATGCAGCGGCCCGCGAGGGCGTCGCACAGCTCGGGGGAGAGGATCTGCATGTAGCGCGCGAGGACGACGAGCTCGATGTCGTGCTCGTCGACGGCGTCGAGGACGCGCTGCTCGAAGGCCGCCTTCTCGTCGGCGTTCGTGACGGCGGATGCCTCGAACGGCACGCCGTAGAAATCGACGAGGTCGCGCAGGCCCCCGTGGTTCGACAGCACGAGCGGGATCTCGACGGGCAGCTGGCCGGCGCGCTGGCGGAACAGGAGATCGTTGACGCAGTGCCCCGCCGTCGACGCGAGCACGAGCGTGCGGAGCGGGCGGCCCACCGCGTCGAGGTGCCACGTCATGTCCCACCGCTCGACGACGGGCCGAAGCGCCGACTCGAACTCCTCGCGCCCCGCGGGCGACTCGACCTGCACGCGCATGAAGAACCGGCCCGTGTCGGCGCTCTGGAACTGCTGGCTCTCGGTGATGTTGCCGCGCGACTCGACGATCGCGCCGCTCACGGCGTGCACGATGCCCGGCGAGTCGACGCAGCTGAGCGTGAAGACCCAGTGGTTGAGCGGGCCGTCGCGGTGCGGGGTGGTCATTCGGCTAGCGTACCGGCGCAGGGGCGGCAGCCGGGGACGGGCGGATGTCTCGGGCGGTAGACTCGGGGACGGTCGGCGGATCCCGCACGGCCCTGGGCGCGCACACGAGCGCGTAGTCGACCCGCCGCGGTGAGCGTTCCCGCGGGCGGGGAACGCCGTCGGAGAGACATCCTCAATGTCCTTTGCCGATCCTGCTTCCGAATCATCCGCTTCCGCTCTTCCACCGTCGGCCGTTCCGCGCGCGAAGCTGCCGTGGCCCGCCCTCCTCGCGCTCGCCGCGTCGGTCTTCCTCTCGATCACCATCGAGATGCTGCCGACCGGGCTCCTCCCCGAGATGAGCGCGGGGCTCGGCGTGCCCGAGCCGCTCATCGGCCTCACCGTGTCGGTGTTCGCGTTCGTCGTCGTGCTGACGTCGGCGCCGCTCGTCGCGGCCACGAGCCGGCTGCCGCGGCGCGGACTCCTCGTGGGCGTCCTCGTCGTGCTCGCGCTCTCGACGGCGGCGTCGGCGCTCGCGCCCGCCTACTGGGTGCTCGTCGTCGCCCGTGTCGTCGGCGGGCTCGCGCACGGCGTGTTCTGGGCGATCGTCGCGGCCGCCGCCGCTCGCCTCGTGCCCGACCGGCTCATCGGCCGCGCGATCGCGATCGTGCTGGGCGGAGGCACCCTCGCGCTCGTGCTCGGCGTGCCGCTCGCGACCTCGCTCGGGCAGGCGTTCGGGTGGCAGCTCGCGTTCGGCCTCGTCGCGGCGGTCGCGCTCGTCGGCGCGGTCGTCGTGCGGTTCGCGCTGCCGGCGGCCTCGCCGACCGACGCGCCGACGGCCTCGCGGTTCCGCCGCGGCGACGCGGGCTACGGCGCCGTGCTCGTCGTCTGCGCCGTCACGGCGGTCGTCATGCTCGGGCAGTACGCCGTGTTCACGTACGTCGCGCCCGTGCTCACGGGCCTCGTCGGCGTGCCCGCCGCGGCCGTCGGCCCCCTCCTGTTCGTCTACGGCGCGGCGGGTGCCGTCGGGCTCGTCGTCGCGGGATCGCCGCTCGCACGTCATGCCGACGCGGCGCTCCTCACCTCGCTCGCGCTGACGATCGCCGCGCTCGTCGCACTCGCCCTCGCGCCCGGCACGGCGCTCGCCGTCGCCGCGTTCGTCGTGTGGGGGCTCGCGTTCGGGGCGATCCCGCCGCTCCTGCAATTGCGGCTGCTGCACGCCGCGCCGCCCTCGCACCGAGACGCCGCGAGCGCCCTCTACACGTCGGGCTTCAACGTCGGCATCGGCGGCGGCGCGCTCGTCGGCGCGGTCGTGTACGGGAGCGCGGGCGTCGCGGGGCTGCCGTGGGCGTTCGTCGCGTTCGCGGCTGTTGCGACGGTCGCGCTCGCGGTGCTCGCGGCGCGCGGGCGGGCTGCAGGCGTGCGCGGACGGTAGCGGGCCGGACGAGGCCCGTCAGAAGAACGCGGCGGCGACGGCGGACGACGGACCGGTGCGTCCGTCGACGACATACCGAACCTCGAGATCGTCGACGAACCAGTCGGCGAAGTCGAATCCGTACGTGAGCAACGTTCCGTCGGGGCCGATCGTGAACTCGACCTCGGCAGTGCCGTTGCGGAGCACCTGCACGGTCGCGCCGGCGGCGCCCTCGAGTTCGAGCCGGCCCGGGAGCAGATGCAGGATCGCCGTCGGCGGCGTGAGCGTCACCGCGACCGGTTCGCTCGCGGGCGACGTGTTGCCGGCCGCATCGGTCTGCGTCGCCTGCACGTTCGTCGTGCCCGCGGGAAGCCCGTCGAGGACGACCGACCACGCGCCCGCCGCGTCGGCGGTCGCGGACCAGGTGCGGCCCGCGGCCGAGACGACGACGGATGCCTCGGGCTCGGCCGTGCCCGTCACGAGCGGGTCGACGAGGCCGCCCGCCGAGTCGGCGGCGAAGACGGGTGCGTCGGCGGCCGTGTCTTCGGGTTCGGGCTCGGGTTCGGGCTCGGGTTCGGGTTCGGGCGTCGGCGTTGGGGCAGGCTCGGGCGACGGGCTCGGATTCGGAGCGGGCGCGGGGTCGGGTCGCACCGGCGCATCCGCGGCAGGCGGGACGCCGGGCTCGGCCGGGTCGGGCGTCGGGCCGTCGAAGGTCGGGACGTCGCCAGGAGCAACAGGTGACTCGGGCAGCGCGATCGGATCGTCGGCGTCGGCCGAGACATCCGGAGCTTCGACGACCTCCGCGGCCGACGCCTGCTCTTCGGGCGCCGGCGACAGTACCGACGGGAGCACGACCGCGGCGGCGATCGCGGCCGCGGCGACGAGCACACCGATGCCGCTCACGGCGGCGATCGTGCCGACGCTCGCGCCGACACCGGCCGCAGCGCCGGCGCTACCGGCTGTTCCGCCGGCGCCCGCGCCTGCGCTCGCGCCGGACGACCCGGCGCTCCCGGCACCGGCGCCGACAGCCGCGCCCGAACCGCCTGCGCCCGCACCGCCCGTGATCGTCGCGGGCATCGCCGCACCGGCGGCGCCCATCGCGAGGTTCGTCACGGGCGCGCCCTGCTGCAGCCACGCCGTGTACCCGGCCGCGCCCGCGATGCCCGCCGCGAGCGGCAGGAGCACGAGCGCGATGCGCGAGCCGACCTCGCGCGCCTCGGCGGCGACGATCGTGCACTTCGCGCACTCGTCGAGGTGCGCCTCGAGCTTGCCCGTGTCGCGCGCGCCGAGCTTGCCGCGCGTGTACGTGCCGAGCCGGTCGATCGTCCACCGGCACTCGGGGTCTTCGGCGCCCTTCAAGTGCGCGCTGATCCACGCCTGCCGGAGCCCCTCGCGGGCGCGGTACGCGAGCGCAGCCGTGCTGTTCGCGCTCATGCCGACGAGCGGGGCGATCTGCTGCGGGGTCATCTGCTCGACCTCGCTGTACCAGAGCACCTCTTGCCAGCGGGTCGGCAGCGACCGGAACGCCTGCGCGGTCAGGCTGCGATCGAGGGCGTCGAGCGTCGCCTGCTCGTTCGTGTCGGGGTCTTCGAACGCCTCGAGGGTGTCGAGCGTCGTCTCGTGCGACTTGCGCCCCCAGCCCGCAGCGGTGTTGCGGATCGTCGTGAAGAGATACGGACGGAACGCGCCCGTCGGACCGCCGCCCTTCTTGATCGTCTCGTAGATCTTCGTGAACGACTCTGCGACCAGGTCATCGGGGTCGAGGGTCGAGAACGACCGGGCGACCGTGCGGCCGGCCGCCGAATGCCGACGCCACAGCTCGGCGTAGGCGCGGTCGTCGCCGCCGCGCGTGAGCGCGACGAGCGCGGTATCGGGGGAGGCGGTGGTGTCGGGCACGCGGCAGCTCCTCTCGATCGCGCGATCCGATGAAGAGACGCGCGCAGACGGGGATCATGACGCGTCGGATCCGAGGGCGCGGCCTGGGTGTGGCCGGCATTCGGGTCTGTGGTTCGGGTCTTCCCTATTCCATCAGATCAGGCTGGGAAACGGCGAGCGGATGCCGGAAGCCGGCGTCGCGGTCGCGGTCGCGGTCGCGTCCGCCGGCGTTCGGCGAGATTCTTCCGAACCCGCGTCATAGAACCGGGTACGGCCCATCTCTCCAGGTGAGGACCTCCGTTCCGGACCCGCACCCGAATCGGAACGGGGCGTCGGTGGCACACCGACGCTCGGGTCGCGCACGCAGCAGGCGCGGCCCGAGGACGGTCGGGTCTCGATCGCGATGGGGGAACACGCGAGCGAGGCCCGACCGCCTCGCTGGGCGTTCGGATCGCGAAGACCGGATGCCTCGGCCGCGCCGTCGGCCTCACGAACCCGTGTGGGGTGTCGGGCGAGCGCGCGGAGCCCTCAGACGAGACGCGCCCCGGCGCCCCACACGGCCTCGACCGCCAGCTCGTCGGAGAGGAGTACGGCGTCGGCCGCGTAGCCCGCGTCGAGCCGGCCGAGATCGTGCGCGCGGCCGATGGCTGCGGCGGGCGTCACCGTGAGCGCGCCGACGGCCTCGACGAACGGGATGCCGCTCTCGACGACGGCGTTGCGGAGCGCGACGTCGAGCGTGAGCGTCGAACCTGCGATCGACCCCGTGTCGCGGAGGCGGGCGACGCCGTCGTTCACGACCACGGCGAGCGAGCCGAGGATGTAGTCGCCGTCGGCGGCACCCGTGGCGGCCATCGCGTCGGTGATCATCGCGACCCGGCCGGGCGCGCCCTGGAAGGCGAGCTTCACGACGTCGGGGTGCACGTGCACGCCGTCGTTCACGATCTCGAGCGTGACGTGGTCGGCGTGCATCGCCGCCACGACCGGGCCCGGCGCCCGGTGGTGGATGCCGCGCATGCCGTTGAAGGCATGGGTCAGGATCGTCGCGCCCGCGCCGAACGCGGCGAGCGAGGTCTCGTAGTCGGCGCCCGTGTGCCCGACCGCGACGCGGACGCCCGCATCGGCGAACCGGCGGATCGCGTCGAGCGCACCCTCGTGCTCGGGCGCCATCGTGATCTGCACGAGCGTGCCGTCCGCTGCGGCCAGGAGCAGGTCGACCGCGTCGGCGTCGGCCGTGCGGAGCACCTCGGGGTCGTGCGCGCCCCGGAAGTCGTGGTCGAGGAAGGGGCCCTCGAGGTGCGCGCCGAGCACGCGCGGGTCGCGCGCGGCGACCGCGGCGATCGCGCGGAGGCGTTCGGCGAGCACCTCGACGGGCGCCGAGACGAGCGAGCACACCGCCCGCGTCGTGCCGTGCGCCGTGTGCACGTCGAGCAGGGTCTCGATGCCCGTCTCGCCGTCTTCGACCGACGCCCCGCCGGCGCCGTGCGTGTGGAGGTCGATGAAGCCCGGCACGAGCCAGCGGCCCGCCGCGTCGACGACGTCGACGGAGACATCCTGAGCGCCTGCTGCGACCTGCTCACGCCACTCGTCGCCGATGCCGCGCGCCGCGACCCGGTCGCCCTCGAAGCGCACCCACGCGTCGGTGATCGTGTCACCGCCGGTGACGAGGCGGGCGGAGTGGATGACGGTCGAAGCGCTCACTCGAGAACGATAACGCTCACGAGGCGACGATGACCTCGTAGCCCGCCTCACGGAAGCGCACGCGCTGGTCCTCCGTCGCCCCGCCGTCGGTGATGAGCGTGTCGAAGAGCGGTGCGCCGATCGCCGCGAACGCGCGCCGGTCGAGCTTCGACGCATCCGCCACGATGACCGCGCGCGCGGCGCGCGAGGCCATGAGCGCGTTGACGGCGGCCTCGCGCTCGTCGTGCGACGTCGGCCCCACGACCGCGTCGAGCCCGTTCACGCCGATGAACGCGAGATCGAGGCTGATGTTGCCGAGCACGCCGTCGGTGTAGGAGCCCACGAGCTCGTACGAGCGTGCGTGCACGATGCCGCCCGTCACGACGGTCTTGATCTGCGGGCGCATCGCGAGCTGCATGGCGATGTTGATCGCGTTGGTGACGACGGTGAGACCGGGGTCGGGCGCGGGCTCCATGATGTCGGCACGCGACATCAGGGCGTCGGCGATGGCGGTCGCCGTCGTCCCGCCGCACAGGCCGATGATGCCGCCGCGCGGAACGAGGTCGCTCGCGGCACGCGCGATCGCGGCCTTCGCGTCGGGATTCTGCTGATGCTTGTACCGGATCGGCAGGTCGTAGGCGACCGAGTGCGCGACCGCGCCGCCGCGCGTGCGGGTGAGCAGCTGCTGCTGGGCGAGCGCGTCGAGGTCGCGACGCGCGGTCGCGGGGGAGACGCCGAGCCGCTCGACGACCTGGTCGACCTCGACCTGACCGTCCTCGGCGAGGAGGTCGAGCACGGCCGACAGGCGTTCTGCACGATTCATACGACCACGCTCCGTTCTCCGGCGAACAACACGAGCAGTCTGGCGGCTTCGGCGGCGACCGCGGAACGCCCCACTGCGAGGTACTTGCGCGAGTCGACCGTCGTCGGATGCTCCGCGAGGTACTCGCGGATCGCGTTCGTGAACTGCACGTTCAGGTGCGTCGAGACGTTGATCTTCACGAGCCCGGCGCGGATGCCGGCCGCGATGACGTCGTCGGCGACGCCCGACGAGCCGTGCAGCACGAGCGGCACGGGCACCCCGTCGCGCAGGCGCGCGACGAGGTCGAGGTCGAGGGCGGCCGTCCGCTCGGTCATGGCGTGCGACGACCCGACGGCGACGGCGAGGGCGTCGACGCCCGTGTCAGCCACGAAGCGGGATGCCTCGGCGGGATCGGTGCGGACGCCGGGCGCGT comes from the Agromyces protaetiae genome and includes:
- a CDS encoding sigma-70 family RNA polymerase sigma factor, whose amino-acid sequence is MPDTTASPDTALVALTRGGDDRAYAELWRRHSAAGRTVARSFSTLDPDDLVAESFTKIYETIKKGGGPTGAFRPYLFTTIRNTAAGWGRKSHETTLDTLEAFEDPDTNEQATLDALDRSLTAQAFRSLPTRWQEVLWYSEVEQMTPQQIAPLVGMSANSTAALAYRAREGLRQAWISAHLKGAEDPECRWTIDRLGTYTRGKLGARDTGKLEAHLDECAKCTIVAAEAREVGSRIALVLLPLAAGIAGAAGYTAWLQQGAPVTNLAMGAAGAAMPATITGGAGAGGSGAAVGAGAGSAGSSGASAGAGAGGTAGSAGAAAGVGASVGTIAAVSGIGVLVAAAAIAAAVVLPSVLSPAPEEQASAAEVVEAPDVSADADDPIALPESPVAPGDVPTFDGPTPDPAEPGVPPAADAPVRPDPAPAPNPSPSPEPAPTPTPEPEPEPEPEPEPEDTAADAPVFAADSAGGLVDPLVTGTAEPEASVVVSAAGRTWSATADAAGAWSVVLDGLPAGTTNVQATQTDAAGNTSPASEPVAVTLTPPTAILHLLPGRLELEGAAGATVQVLRNGTAEVEFTIGPDGTLLTYGFDFADWFVDDLEVRYVVDGRTGPSSAVAAAFF
- the nagA gene encoding N-acetylglucosamine-6-phosphate deacetylase encodes the protein MSASTVIHSARLVTGGDTITDAWVRFEGDRVAARGIGDEWREQVAAGAQDVSVDVVDAAGRWLVPGFIDLHTHGAGGASVEDGETGIETLLDVHTAHGTTRAVCSLVSAPVEVLAERLRAIAAVAARDPRVLGAHLEGPFLDHDFRGAHDPEVLRTADADAVDLLLAAADGTLVQITMAPEHEGALDAIRRFADAGVRVAVGHTGADYETSLAAFGAGATILTHAFNGMRGIHHRAPGPVVAAMHADHVTLEIVNDGVHVHPDVVKLAFQGAPGRVAMITDAMAATGAADGDYILGSLAVVVNDGVARLRDTGSIAGSTLTLDVALRNAVVESGIPFVEAVGALTVTPAAAIGRAHDLGRLDAGYAADAVLLSDELAVEAVWGAGARLV
- a CDS encoding DeoR/GlpR family DNA-binding transcription regulator; translation: MNRAERLSAVLDLLAEDGQVEVDQVVERLGVSPATARRDLDALAQQQLLTRTRGGAVAHSVAYDLPIRYKHQQNPDAKAAIARAASDLVPRGGIIGLCGGTTATAIADALMSRADIMEPAPDPGLTVVTNAINIAMQLAMRPQIKTVVTGGIVHARSYELVGSYTDGVLGNISLDLAFIGVNGLDAVVGPTSHDEREAAVNALMASRAARAVIVADASKLDRRAFAAIGAPLFDTLITDGGATEDQRVRFREAGYEVIVAS